The Arachis duranensis cultivar V14167 chromosome 2, aradu.V14167.gnm2.J7QH, whole genome shotgun sequence genome has a window encoding:
- the LOC107473092 gene encoding uncharacterized protein LOC107473092, whose product MKFIPKVLLLSLTIILLQSSIIFARQYENSNHIKTATFYSEQFVLEPGKVTITDLFDIEFPRGHIGIKNFQAELVDEHRNSLPLYEAYLHHYFVLRYFENVTMSRQANQSQPIYGKYFRRNDGVCQGSVNSYSWGLGVDARKTSLELPDPFRIEVGTHPENVPKEYNEEKWLFNIMVIDTRGTEDKKGCTECRCDHYNVKSEDFVSKTGIDGKPMSITWVDWDQYQVPIKFYILDVTDQVTYNGSEPIHNCMVEYSITPQNTDIGHYHIKRTKIPMKKGGNLIYSTAHVHPGIVNATLYGENGKVLCAVQPTYGTGEEPGNEKGYVVGMSGKVKITDLFDIEFPRGHIGIKNFQAELVDEHRNSLPLYEAYLHHYFVLRYFENVTMSRQANQSQPIYGKYFRRNDGVCQGSVNSYSWGLGVDARKTSLELPDPFRIEVGTHPENVPKEYNEEKWLFNIMVIDTRGTEDKKGCTECRCDHYNVKSEDFVSKTGINGKPMSSDYKGGIFCCEKTSQCKLQQGYNNRQQRKASLKYTVTWVDWDQYQVPIKFYILDVTDQVTYNGSEPIHNCMVEYSITPQNTDIGHYHIKRTKIPMKKGGNLIYSTAHVHPGIVNAILYGEEKSQEMKKAMLLECLVVIRNQALSRFRMAKY is encoded by the exons ATGAAGTTTATACCTAAAGTGTTATTACTATCATTAACAATTATACTGTTGCAATCAAGCATCATATTCGCACGACAATATGAGAATTCAAATCATATCAAGACGGCTACTTTTTATAGTGAGCAATTTGTATTGGAACCAGGAAAGGTTACGATAACAGATTTATTCGATATTGAGTTTCCAAGAGGACACATCGGAATCAAGAATTTTCAAGCCGAGTTAGTTGATGAACATCGAAATTCTTTGCCATTATATGAAGCTTACCTGCACCATTATTTCgttttaagatattttgaaaatgtCACCATGTCACGTCAAGCTAATCAAAGTCAGCCCATATACGGTAAGTATTTTAGAAGAAACGATGGAGTATGCCAGGGTAGTGTTAATTCATATTCCTGGGGGCTTGGAGTTGATGCACGAAAAACTAGCTTAGAACTACCAGATCCATTTAGAATAGAAGTAGGTACGCACCCTGAGAATGTCCCAAAGGAGTATAATGAAGAGAAATGGTTATTCAATATCATGGTTATTGACACACGTGGTACAGAAGACAAAAAAGGTTGCACCGAATGCAGATGTGACCATTATAATGTCAAAAGTGAAGACTTTGTAAGCAAAACCGGTATTGATGGGAAACCAATGTCTA TAACATGGGTTGATTGGGATCAATACCAAGTACCTATTAAGTTTTACATACTTGATGTTACTGATCAAGTGACATATAATGGCTCCGAACCAATTCATAATTGTATG GTAGAGTATTCTATCACTCCGCAAAATACTGATATTGGACATTATCATATTAAAAGGACAAAGATCCCAATGAAAAAGGGTGGTAATCTAATTTACTCTACAGCTCACGTGCATCCAGGAATCGTTAATGCAACTTTATATGGGGAG AATGGAAAGGTATTATGTGCGGTTCAACCAACATACGGCACAGGAGAAGAGCCAGGAAATGAAAAAGGCTATGTTGTTGGAATGTCTG GAAAGGTTAAGATAACAGATTTATTCGATATTGAGTTTCCAAGAGGACACATCGGAATCAAGAATTTTCAAGCCGAGTTAGTTGATGAACATCGAAATTCTTTGCCATTATATGAAGCTTACCTGCACCATTATTTCgttttaagatattttgaaaatgtCACCATGTCACGTCAAGCTAATCAAAGTCAGCCCATATACGGTAAGTATTTTAGAAGAAACGATGGAGTATGCCAGGGTAGTGTTAATTCATATTCCTGGGGGCTTGGAGTTGATGCACGAAAAACTAGCTTAGAACTACCAGATCCATTTAGAATAGAAGTAGGTACGCACCCTGAGAATGTCCCAAAGGAGTATAATGAAGAGAAATGGTTATTCAATATCATGGTTATTGACACACGTGGTACAGAAGACAAAAAAGGTTGCACCGAATGCAGATGTGACCATTATAATGTCAAAAGTGAAGACTTTGTAAGCAAAACCGGTATTAATGGGAAACCAATGTCTAGTGATTATAAAGGAGGAATTTTTTGTTGTGAAAAGACTTCTCAATGCAAATTACAACAAGGATATAATAACAGACAACAGAGAAAAGCTTCCCTTAAATATACAGTAACATGGGTTGATTGGGATCAATACCAAGTACCTATTAAGTTTTACATACTTGATGTTACTGATCAAGTGACATATAATGGCTCCGAACCAATTCATAATTGTATG GTAGAGTATTCTATCACTCCGCAAAATACTGATATTGGACATTATCATATTAAAAGGACAAAGATCCCAATGAAAAAGGGTGGTAATCTAATTTACTCTACAGCTCACGTGCATCCAGGAATCgttaatgcaattttatatgGGGAG GAGAAGAGCCAGGAAATGAAAAAGGCTATGTTGTTGGAATGTCTGGTTGTTATCCGAAACCAGGCTCTATCAAGATTCAGGATGGCGAAATATTAA
- the LOC107473093 gene encoding uncharacterized protein LOC107473093: MSTRGSERGNWRENPRIEPMQGSRDGSSGAGTCNIGQYYRSMTLIDFLKSGPSQFNGNANALEDDRWFRDVERFLYTQYVPKVQSVEIVTYMLEGDAQEWWQELYHTLKMELTSIPWSKFKTEFYGKYSLHAIRIAKELELMQLKQENMSVADYTREFDNLCHLSRVCQGNPADYEAWKCVQYEKGLRRDIFNCVERYSMKSAILQYGETTPDELHRARLGVCCKCGKPGHIARDCPHKKNRDAVESDLQTRARQVLMIVESEPMVSQRLLDVEMVSESEPGSMCQ, encoded by the exons ATGTCGACTCGCGGATCCGAACGAGGTAACTGGAGGGAAAATCCTAGGATTGAACCGATGCAAGGATCCCGAGATGGAAGCTCGGGTGCTGGTACGTGCAATATAGGTCAATACTATAGGTCCATGACCCTTATTGATTTCCTCAAGAGTGGTCCATCCCAGTTTAATGGAAATGCCAATGCGTTGGAGGATGATCGGTGGTTTCGAGATGTGGAGAGATTCTTATACACTCAGTATGTACCGAAAGTACAGTCGGTGGAAATAGTGACTTACATGTTGGAGGGAGATGCTCAAGAATGGTGGCAGGAGTTATATCACACCTTGAAGATGGAGTTAACAAGTATCCCTTGGAGTAAATTCAAGACGGAATTTTACGGAAAATATTCCTTACATGCGATTCGCATTGCAAAAGAATTGGAGTTAATGCAACTTAAGCAAGAAAATATGTCTGTTGCTGACTATACCCGTGAATTTGACAACTTGTGTCATCTCTCAAGAGTTTGTCAAGGAAACCCAGCCGACTATGAGGCGTGGAAGTGTGTTCAGTATGAGAAAGGGCTTAGAAGAGACATCTTCAACTGCGTGG AACGTTACTCCATGAAGTCAGCAATATTACAGTATGGAGAGACTACTCCAGATGAGCTGCATAGAGCCAGACTAGGCGTATGTTGCAAGTGCGGGAAGCCAGGGCATATAGCTCGAGACTGTCCACACAAGAAAAACCGGGATGCAGTCGAATCCGATCTTCAGACCCGAG CACGACAAGTTTTGATGATCGTGGAGTCCGAGCCGATGGTTAGTCAAAGATTACTAGATGTTGAGATGGTATCAGAGTCAGAacccggatcgatgtgccagtGA